The Lewinellaceae bacterium DNA window TATGGAGTATAACGTGCCCAGCGCTTCATTGTTGAGCATCTGCAGGATCAGAAGTTCCCTGATTTCGGCATCAAAATGCAGATGCTCCAGGGTGCAGAAAGTTTCCATCATGCCCAGCAGGGTGGGGATATCGCCGGCGGTGGCCACGGTACACTGTATTGGTGCGTTTGGATCCATGGATTTTGAATCGGTGATTGCAGTATTTCCAGAGAATTTGTTGCTCCCTGGAAAAGTAAACATCAAATTTGTTTAAAGATCGTTAATCATGCTTTTTTTCTGGTTGTTCCTGTTAAACTTAACATCTTGCAGTATGCATACCGATTCAAATTCCTTCGACTGGCAGGGCCACCGTGGCTGCAGGGGACATTTCCCGGAAAATTCCATTCCGGCATTTCTCCATGCGCTGGAAACACCGGTCACGACACTGGAGATGGACGCTGCGATCAGCAAGGATGGCCTGGTAATTATTTCACATGAACCCTGGTTCAATCCGGTGATTTGCCGGGGCCCGCAAGGTCAGCAGGAAGGATTGGAATCCATTGCGATCCATGATCTGACCTATGAAGAGATAAAGCAGTACGATTGCGGGTCCTGGGGTAATCCCAGATTTCCGGATCAGCATGCTATATCTACCTACAAGCCTTCTCTGGCTGATGTGGTGGCCGCCGTTCGGGCCTATTGCGATTCGATTAACCGGCCCTACCCCTATTACAACATAGAGATCAAGAGCAGCCCGGAGTGGGATGGTACCTTTACGCCTTCCGTGGAAACGTTTGCTGCAACGCTGGTTTCTGCCTGCCGTGAACTTGGCATCCTGGATCAGACTACGATCCAGTCTTTTGACCTTCGCGCCCTGCGGGAAGTGCATCAGAAGTACCCGGAGGTTAAATTATCACTGCTGGTCGAAGAAACGTTTGAACTGGAATCGTTGCTTGATAAGTTGGAATTTGTTCCTCAGATTCTCAGCCCCTATTTCCCTTTAGTGACTTCCGAATTGGTGTCGGATTGCCATGCACGGAATATGCAGATTGTGCCATGGACGGTGAATGAAATAGCCGATATGAAAGCGCAGCGGGCCCTGGGT harbors:
- a CDS encoding glycerophosphodiester phosphodiesterase, which translates into the protein MHTDSNSFDWQGHRGCRGHFPENSIPAFLHALETPVTTLEMDAAISKDGLVIISHEPWFNPVICRGPQGQQEGLESIAIHDLTYEEIKQYDCGSWGNPRFPDQHAISTYKPSLADVVAAVRAYCDSINRPYPYYNIEIKSSPEWDGTFTPSVETFAATLVSACRELGILDQTTIQSFDLRALREVHQKYPEVKLSLLVEETFELESLLDKLEFVPQILSPYFPLVTSELVSDCHARNMQIVPWTVNEIADMKAQRALGVDGLITDYVDRIAHID